A region from the Canis aureus isolate CA01 chromosome 8, VMU_Caureus_v.1.0, whole genome shotgun sequence genome encodes:
- the RPS15A gene encoding small ribosomal subunit protein uS8 encodes MVRMNVLADALKSINNAEKRGKRQVLIRPCSKVIVRFLTVMMKHGYIGEFEIIDDHRAGKIVVNLTGRLNKCGVISPRFDVQLKDLEKWQNNLLPSRQFGFIVLTTSAGIMDHEEARRKHTGGKILGFFF; translated from the exons ATGGTGCGCATGAATGTCCTGGCAGATGCTCTCAAGAGCATCAACAACGCTGAAAAGAGAGGCAAGCGCCAGGTTCTTATCAGGCCATGCTCCAAAGTCATCGTCCGATTTCTCACTGTGATGATGAAGCATG GTTACATTGGCGAATTTGAAATCATCGATGATCACAGAGCTGGGAAAATTGTTGTGAACCTCACAGGCAGGTTAAACAAG TGTGGAGTGATCAGCCCCAGATTTGATGTACAACtgaaagatctagaaaaatggcAGAATAACCTGCTCCCATCCCGCCAGTTTGG TTTCATTGTACTGACAACCTCAGCTGGCATCATGGACCATGAAGAAGCAAGACGAAAACACACAGGAGGGAAAATCCTGGGATTCTTTTTCTAG